A genomic stretch from Longimicrobium sp. includes:
- a CDS encoding response regulator, with the protein MPDLLIGGFPEAVVAALVRAFPAARLRRVDSGREVLDELERGRWALLLLDHSLAGPPAMEVLRHARLRGAPIPPVLYALGRESGGGVAHQLVDELGVHRLLYHPLDAREVAREVTSLLDMPAREPAPAPAATREQLGTALAEIWERFRGTTLARVDALESAAVAVLEGALTPEERRGAEREAHKLAGGVGTFGFAEASRAARAVELMMEGTRPLEPADALRLSELVLTLRRELERPPATPAAPAPDAAGRASLLVVTDDAELGERVAMEAEGRQIAAWRLADPAGVRRALAERAPDAVVADLSRSWAGEAGLRLLDELSADGADRPVVVIAGQDGFAERIEAARRGARAFLSRPVPPRAVVDAVAAALRLTDVAGSRVLAVDDDPQILASLRTLLEARGLTVTTLADPLRFWETLERARPDLLMVDEDMPHVSGVELCRVVRADPRWRALPVLFLTARTDYASVKRIFDARADDYASKPFAGPEIVARVESRLERVRLERTLAERSEGGGTGRRLAEECERVLAIAGRTRAPAAYAVLRVDGAEALRARLGAPLWEPVVQRVAALLRDAAQPGDVVAQSGAEELTAALYGGDRDTAVQLLEEVVRRVSDEEVPAPGGAVRVSLSGGVAEYPADGRTPADLRLAADDALLRAQEQGGGRVLPAGWSADTPRAEVVDVAVVDDDPALAELLRQALDTRGHTTRRITDGDEAVELLGGRHPRLRARVILLDVDLPGRDGFTVLRALAADGVAARTHVIMLTVRAGEAEVVKALEMGAAEHVAKPFSIQVLLRRVQRALGAE; encoded by the coding sequence GTGCCCGATCTGCTGATCGGCGGCTTTCCCGAGGCCGTGGTGGCGGCGCTCGTCCGCGCCTTTCCCGCCGCGCGCCTGCGCCGCGTGGACAGCGGGCGCGAGGTGCTGGACGAGCTGGAGCGCGGCCGGTGGGCGCTCCTCCTGCTGGACCATTCGCTCGCGGGGCCACCGGCCATGGAGGTGCTGCGCCACGCCCGGCTGCGCGGCGCCCCCATCCCCCCCGTGCTGTACGCGCTCGGACGCGAGTCCGGGGGCGGCGTGGCGCACCAGCTGGTGGACGAGCTGGGGGTGCACCGGCTGCTCTACCATCCGCTGGACGCGCGCGAAGTGGCGCGCGAGGTCACGTCGCTGCTGGACATGCCCGCCCGCGAGCCGGCGCCCGCGCCCGCCGCCACGCGCGAGCAGCTGGGCACCGCGCTGGCGGAGATCTGGGAGCGCTTTCGCGGCACCACGCTGGCGCGCGTCGATGCGCTGGAGTCGGCCGCCGTCGCCGTGCTGGAGGGGGCGCTGACGCCCGAGGAGCGCAGGGGGGCCGAGCGGGAGGCGCACAAGCTGGCCGGCGGGGTGGGGACGTTCGGCTTCGCGGAGGCTTCGCGGGCGGCGCGCGCGGTGGAGCTGATGATGGAGGGGACGCGCCCCCTGGAGCCCGCCGACGCGCTGCGCCTGAGCGAGCTGGTGCTCACCCTGCGCCGTGAGCTGGAGCGTCCCCCCGCCACCCCCGCCGCACCCGCGCCGGACGCGGCCGGGCGCGCGTCGCTGCTGGTGGTGACGGACGACGCGGAGCTCGGCGAGCGGGTGGCGATGGAGGCGGAGGGGCGGCAGATTGCGGCGTGGCGGCTGGCCGACCCCGCCGGGGTGCGCCGCGCCCTCGCCGAGCGCGCGCCCGACGCGGTGGTGGCGGACCTCTCCCGCAGCTGGGCCGGCGAGGCGGGGCTCCGGCTGCTGGACGAGCTCTCCGCTGACGGCGCGGACCGCCCCGTGGTGGTGATCGCGGGGCAGGACGGCTTCGCGGAGCGCATCGAGGCGGCCCGCCGCGGCGCGCGCGCCTTCCTCTCCCGCCCTGTTCCCCCCCGCGCAGTGGTGGACGCGGTGGCCGCCGCCCTGCGCCTGACGGACGTGGCGGGGAGCCGCGTGCTGGCGGTGGACGACGATCCGCAGATCCTGGCCTCGCTGCGCACCCTGCTGGAGGCGCGCGGGCTCACCGTCACCACGCTGGCCGATCCGCTCCGCTTCTGGGAGACGCTCGAGCGCGCGCGCCCCGACCTGCTGATGGTGGACGAGGACATGCCCCACGTGAGCGGCGTCGAGCTGTGCCGCGTGGTGCGCGCCGACCCCCGCTGGCGCGCCCTCCCCGTCCTCTTCCTGACCGCCCGCACCGACTACGCCTCGGTCAAGCGAATCTTCGACGCGCGCGCGGACGACTACGCCAGCAAGCCCTTCGCCGGTCCGGAGATCGTGGCGCGCGTGGAGAGCCGGCTGGAGCGGGTGCGGCTGGAGCGCACCCTCGCCGAGCGCTCGGAGGGGGGCGGCACGGGCCGGCGGCTGGCGGAGGAGTGCGAGCGCGTGCTGGCCATCGCGGGGCGCACGCGCGCACCCGCCGCCTACGCCGTGCTGCGGGTGGACGGGGCGGAGGCGCTGCGCGCGCGGCTGGGGGCGCCGCTCTGGGAGCCGGTGGTGCAGCGGGTGGCCGCCCTGCTGCGCGACGCCGCCCAGCCGGGAGACGTGGTGGCGCAGTCCGGCGCCGAGGAGCTCACCGCCGCCCTCTACGGCGGCGACCGCGACACGGCCGTGCAGCTCCTGGAGGAGGTGGTGCGGCGCGTGTCCGACGAGGAGGTCCCCGCGCCCGGCGGCGCGGTGCGCGTCTCGCTCTCCGGCGGAGTGGCGGAGTACCCGGCGGACGGGCGCACCCCCGCCGACCTGCGCCTGGCCGCCGACGACGCCCTCCTCCGCGCGCAGGAGCAGGGCGGGGGACGGGTGCTCCCCGCCGGGTGGAGCGCGGACACGCCCCGCGCCGAGGTGGTGGACGTGGCGGTGGTGGACGACGATCCCGCGCTGGCCGAGCTGCTGCGCCAGGCGCTGGACACGCGCGGCCACACTACGCGCCGCATCACCGACGGCGACGAGGCGGTGGAGCTGCTGGGCGGGCGCCATCCCCGGCTGCGCGCCCGCGTCATTCTGCTGGACGTGGACCTCCCGGGGCGCGACGGCTTCACCGTGCTGCGCGCGCTGGCCGCGGACGGGGTGGCGGCGCGCACGCACGTCATCATGCTCACCGTGCGCGCGGGTGAGGCGGAGGTGGTGAAGGCGCTGGAGATGGGCGCCGCCGAGCACGTCGCCAAGCCGTTCAGCATCCAGGTGCTGCTGCGGCGCGTGCAGCGCGCCCTGGGCGCGGAATAG
- a CDS encoding HEAT repeat domain-containing protein, translated as MDELRLLRVALVVLVVLFAASVALIVVHGIWLRVRRRRRGALLAEGRAVMAKVATSSTLEPGAVRRLRALPGGVQSQLLVELTRNLGGSVRERVGVLARELGLLDRARRLTRNRWWWRRLRGLRLLTAFGGDEAVAVLPLFHDPHPAVRAQAAEWAGDHPSGAAVRALLEMLADPTTLCRFAVQDSILRVGLAAAEPLAAHLAASSGRAAAPALEVAAALAQPSFAEPALRLCRDPDPEVRARAATVVGAVQPPECDTVLAGLLSDADPGVRAAAAAALGRIGHWPSAPAVARLLRDPVFPVRRAAGLALRVLGSPGMLLLGRYRADADPFAADMAHQVLDLPDASHGAA; from the coding sequence ATGGACGAGCTGCGGCTGCTGCGCGTGGCGCTCGTGGTGCTGGTGGTGCTCTTTGCCGCTTCCGTCGCGCTCATCGTGGTCCATGGCATCTGGCTCCGGGTGCGCCGCCGGCGCCGCGGCGCGCTCCTGGCCGAGGGGCGGGCGGTGATGGCGAAAGTGGCCACTTCGTCCACTCTGGAGCCGGGCGCGGTGCGCCGGCTGCGCGCGCTCCCGGGCGGCGTGCAGAGCCAGCTGCTGGTGGAGCTCACCCGAAACCTGGGGGGCTCGGTGCGGGAGCGCGTGGGAGTGCTGGCGCGCGAGCTGGGGCTGCTGGACCGCGCGCGCCGCCTGACCCGCAACCGCTGGTGGTGGCGCCGTCTGCGCGGTCTGCGCCTCCTCACCGCGTTCGGCGGCGACGAGGCGGTGGCGGTGCTCCCCCTCTTCCACGATCCGCATCCCGCGGTGCGCGCGCAGGCGGCCGAGTGGGCGGGCGACCATCCCTCCGGCGCCGCCGTGCGCGCGCTCCTGGAAATGCTGGCGGACCCCACCACCCTCTGCCGCTTCGCCGTGCAGGACTCCATCCTGCGCGTGGGGCTCGCCGCCGCGGAGCCGCTGGCCGCTCACCTGGCGGCCTCCTCCGGACGCGCCGCCGCACCCGCGCTGGAGGTGGCGGCGGCGCTGGCGCAGCCCTCCTTCGCGGAGCCCGCGCTGCGCCTCTGCCGCGACCCCGACCCCGAGGTGCGCGCCCGCGCCGCGACGGTGGTGGGCGCCGTGCAGCCGCCGGAGTGCGACACCGTGCTGGCCGGGCTCCTGTCCGATGCCGACCCCGGTGTGCGCGCTGCTGCGGCGGCGGCGCTGGGGCGCATCGGCCACTGGCCCTCCGCGCCCGCCGTGGCGAGGCTCCTGCGCGACCCCGTCTTTCCCGTGCGGCGCGCGGCGGGGCTGGCGCTGCGCGTGCTGGGGAGCCCCGGCATGCTCCTGCTGGGCCGCTACCGCGCCGACGCCGACCCCTTCGCGGCCGACATGGCGCACCAGGTGCTGGACCTTCCCGACGCATCGCACGGGGCCGCGTGA
- a CDS encoding response regulator codes for MPKRILIVDDEDDIREVAQMTLEMMAGWEVRAAPSGESALSMAAADPPDAILLDVMMPGMDGPATLARLLADPATARVPVVFLTAKAQAAEQRRLAEMGAAGVLAKPFDPARLAEQVSQVLGWPS; via the coding sequence GTGCCGAAACGCATCCTGATCGTGGATGACGAGGACGACATCCGTGAGGTGGCGCAGATGACGCTGGAGATGATGGCCGGCTGGGAGGTGCGCGCCGCTCCCTCCGGCGAAAGCGCCCTCTCCATGGCCGCCGCCGATCCGCCGGACGCCATCCTGCTCGACGTGATGATGCCGGGGATGGACGGCCCGGCCACACTCGCGCGGCTCCTGGCCGACCCGGCCACGGCGCGGGTGCCCGTCGTCTTCCTGACGGCCAAGGCGCAGGCCGCCGAGCAGCGGCGGCTGGCGGAGATGGGGGCGGCCGGCGTGCTGGCCAAGCCCTTCGATCCCGCGCGGCTGGCGGAGCAGGTGTCGCAGGTGCTGGGGTGGCCGTCCTGA